A stretch of DNA from Lujinxingia litoralis:
CGCGTCGTGCTGACCGAATCCATCGCCCGGGCACATCAGGTCATTGAGACCGAATCCCCCTCGCTGATCATCAGCGAAACCGTCCTCCCCGACGGAGACGGGCTGGAGTTCTGCGCCGACCTCAAAATCGCTCCTCGCACCGAACACATCCCCTTTATCTTCCTCACCGAAGAGCGCTCGATCACCGAAAAAATGCGCTCCTTTGAGCTGGGCGCCGACGACTACCTGACCAAGCCGGTCTACATCAAAGAGATCACCACCCGCGCCGATCTCCTCATCCAGCGCCGTGCCAAAGAGCAGCTCAGCGACACCATGCGCGATGAAATGCAGGGCAACCTGCGCGACATCACCATGATCGATCTCCTCCAGCTCATCGAACAAGAGCAGCGCTCCGGCTCGGTACGCATCCGCCGCGGCTCGCGCCTGGCGGCGCTCTTCTTCAGCCAGGGCAACATCCTCGATGCCATCTGTGGCAAACTCCAGGGCGAAGACGCCATCTACCGCATCATGCTCTGGCCCGAGGGCGACTTCGTGGTCCGCTACCACGACAACTCCACACGCACCGATCACATCCACAAAGACGCCGCCGCCCTGCTCCTCGAAGGCCTCCATCGCATCGAACACGTCAACGAACTTCAACGCGAACTCCCCCCGCTGGACCGCGTCTACGAGGCGGACTACCAGCGCCTCCCGGCACTGCTCCAAGAGATGCCCGGCGAAGTCGAGCGCCTCGTCCGCCTCTTTGATGGCTACCGGCGCATGCGCGACGTCATCGACGATAGCCCCCTGGGCGACGTCACCACCCTCCAGATCATCGTAAAGCTCGTCGACGACGCTATCCTCCACGAGGTCATCCCGGCCGCCGGCCAGCCCGAGCGTCCCGACGAGGCCAGCCAGCTGGACTCCTGGCTTAGCGCCCCGACGGCCTCCCCCGCCGAGGAACCCGCCGACCAGGAGGAGTTCTCCGACAACACCGATCGCATCAGCAAGCCCGCCGTCGGGGATATCGTCGAGGCCTTCGCCCGCCAGTCCAGCGATGAGATCGACACCGAAGAACTCCCCCGCCACGACGAGGACCACGCCCCCCGGGAGAGCGCCGACGAACGCCCCAACACCGGCGGTGGTCACTGGAAATTCCACTGGTCCGAAGACGAGCACCCACGCCCCACCGAGCCACTCCCGGAGTTGGAAAAACCCGCTCCCCGCGACGACGACGCCCAGGCCCGCGGCCTTCGCGAACTTGAAGATCAGGAACGCCGACGCCGCGAGGCCGAAGCCCGCCACCTGGCCGAGCAACAAGCCCGGGCCCGCGAGCTCGCCGAGCAAAATGAGCCGGTCCCCACCGCCGAGTTTGATATCCCGGCCGAAGATCCCGCTCCGGAACGCCTGCACGAGCCCTCCGAACCGATCGACGCCACCGGCGAACTCTACGTGGCCGACATCCTCGCCAGGGGCCCCCGACGCGAGCGCATCCCAACCCCCTGCGCGTCGCCCGCTCAGGCCCTGGTGGGTGAGGAGCACCTCGCCAATGCCTCTGGCGACGACGCCTTCGCCCCGGAGACCCCGTCGGCCGAAGATCCCTTAAGTGATGACGAGCTCTTCGGGGAACCGCTCAAGACTGACGACGAGCCCTTCGGGCTTTTCGACGATGAGCCCGAATCCACCTTCCCGGGCGTCGGCCAAAAAGCACACACCACCGGCATCGAGCGAAGCGAGCGCGAGACCGCCAGAATTCGTATCCCCGACGAGATCAAGCGCGCCAGCCTGGAGGCCCGCAAGGCCCACGAAGAAGAAGCATCCCGGGCCCCGGATCAGGACAACCGCAACGACAGCGCCGCCGAAGCCCCTGACGACGACTTCGCCCCCGAGGTCAACCTCGCGGAGATGTCCGAGCCGGCCGACGAAAACTCCGTCGAAGCCCCGGACGCCGGCAGCGAAAGCGATCCCGACGACGAATCCCCCGAGGTCAACCTCACGGAGATGTCCGAGCCGGCCGACGAAAACTCCGTCGAAGCCCCGGACGCCGGCAGCGAAAGCGATCCCGACGACGACTTCGCTCCCGAGGTCAACCTCACGGAGATGTCCGCGCCCACCGACGAAGATGCCGTCAATACCCCGGACGCCGGCAGCGAAAGCGATCCCGACGACGACTTCGCTCCCGAGGTCAACCTCGCGGAGATGTCCGAGCCGGAGCCCCTTGAGAGCCCCGCGGCACGCGACGACCAACAAAGCGCCGATGAGAACAATGACGAGGACGCCGCCGACGAAGAGCGGGCAGCGCCACCGGTGACGCGCCACAGCGTCGACCAGAAGATCGTCTCCTCGGAGTACACCCTTAAAAAACGCCGGGCTCCCGGCGAGCTGCGCACCGCTTCGGTGTTTGACGACGAAGAACCTACTCCGGCGCCGATGATCGATCCGAGCACCGCTCACGCCTCGCTGGAGCCTGCCAGCGAAAACGCGCTCAACGAAAGCGACTCGACCGAAGAGCCCGCGGGCAGCGACGACTACGAGACCGCACGCTCAGCCCAGGTCGATACCGACCCGGGCCTCGACGACTATCTTGCCGAGCACCACGACGCGACCTCGTCCCACGAAACGCTCAGCCAAGATCCGGACACCGCCGACTCCGCCCAAGATGCCCCGAACGCCACCTCCGAAGACGCCCCGAGCGGCGAAGAGGAACCTCAAACGCCCGACCTCAAAGAGGGCGCTGAGGCTACGGATGACGCCCCAACCGAAGACGATGAGACAGCGTCCGAAACTCCGCGCGACGATACTCTCAACGAAGATAGCGCACAGACCGGCGCAACTGCCGACTCCGAAGCCCCCGACGATGAGGAAAGCCCGGCCGTAGACTCCTCGGCCGAAGCTCCCGACGACGAGGAGCACCAGGCCGATAAAGCCGCGTCCCTCACCACCTCCGAGAGCGAGCCCACCTCCGACGATCGCCCAAAAGTTCAACTGGGCGGAGCCCTCTCCGAGGCCTCCTTCTTTGAAGATGGCGAGCATCTTCACGAGTACGAGAATGCCTTCGACGACGAGCTTCCCGAGAGTTCGAAGAGCTGGAAGATGTGGGTGATCTTCGCGGCGGTCATGGCTCTGGTGGCCATCACCATCGCCGGAATGCGCATCTCCTCCTCCCCGGATACCCCGGAGCCCGCAGAAGCGGTAGCCAGCGCCGAGGAGCCCGAATCCGAACCGACGCCAGCCGAAGAACCCGCTCCCGCTCCCGAACCCGCACTCGTCGAGGAGCCCGCGGCTCTGGCCGGTCTCGATCTGGATCAGGCTCTGGCACGCGCTCGCCAGGAAGGCCTGACGACCGAAGCCGCCGCCCAACAGATCGCCAGCGACGCCGCCGCACCGCCTCTCGAAGAGCAAAACCTGCCCGCGGAGTCCGACCCCGAAAGCGCCCCGGCTCAAGAAGCTCCCGCCGAAGAAACCCCGGCGACCTCCCAGAACGACATCGCCCAGCCGGAGCTTCGCGCCGCCGAGAGCGCCCCGGCTCCCGATCGCGAAACCTCCGTCGCCGAAGATATCCAGCGACTGCGCTCCATGGTGCAGCGCGAGCGCATCGATCAAGCGCTGCCCCTGGCCCGCGACCTGAGCAAACGCGCCCCCCGCAACCGCCAGGTTGCCTTCCTCCACGGTCAGGCCGCACTCTACGATGGCAACAACTCCGAAGCCGTCGAACACCTCTCCCGCGCCGAACAGCTGGGGATGCGCAGTGGCGAACTCTATCTGGAGTTGGCCACCGCCTATCAACTCGCCGGTCGCCGCGCTCAGGCCAAAGGCGCCTACGAGAAGTTCCTCGAGATCGAACCCTCCGGACAACGCTCCGACGAGGTCCGCTCGATCCTCGAAGCCCAGTTCTAAGACTCACTCTCCTCCACGCCCCTCAAGGGGCACGCGCTCCACAGGCTCCATCCATGTTGGTGATGACCATTGAGTCGAGCTGCGACGAAACCTCCGTCGCGCTCATCGAAGACGGCAAGCGCATCCTGGCCAATGCCGTCGCCAGCCAGATCCCGATCCACCGACGCTACGGCGGGGTGGTCCCGGAATTGGCCAGCCGCAACCACATCCGCGACATTCATCAGGTGCTCAACGAAGCCCTCGACACCGCCGGACTCACTCTCCAGGACGTCGAGGGCATCGGCGTAACCGCCGGACCCGGCCTGGTCGGCAGCCTCCTGGTCGGCATTGAAACCGCCCGCGCCCTGGCCTTCGCGTTGGACAAACCCTGCGTGGGGCTCAACCACCTGGAGGGCCACCTCACCGCCGTGCTTCTGGAGGGCGACCGGGTCCAAAACCCGACCTTCCCCTACCTGGGGCTCATCGTCAGTGGCGGTCACACCGATCTCTACGTGGTCCGCGGGCTCGGCGACTACGAACTTTTGGGCCGCACCCGCGACGACGCCGCCGGGGAAGCCTTCGACAAAGTCGCCAAAATGCTCGGTCAGCCCTACCCGGGCGGCGTGGCCATCGATCGCCTCGCCAGCACCGGCAACCCCAAAGCCCTCGACTTCCCTCGCCCCATGTGGACCCGGAAAAATCTGGACTTCTCCTTCTCGGGCCTGAAAACCGCTGTCGCCCAGCATCTCGACGCACACGGCATCCCCGAAGGACAAGCCTTAAGCGACCTCTGCGCCTCATTTCAGGAAGCGATCGTCGACGTCCTCCTGATGAAAGCCCTGACCGCCTGCAAGGCCCACAACCTCACCCGCCTGGTCCTCTCCGGCGGCGTGGCCTGCAACAGCCGACTGCGCACGCGCGCCGCGCAAGACTGCAACGCCCAAAACGTCGAGCTCTTTGTCGCTCCCCCCACCTTATGCACCGATAACGCCGCAATGCTCGGCCCGATCGCCGAGCATTACCTGCGCCAGGAAGGCTCAACCCACTTTGTGGGCCATGCGATCCGTGCTCAATCCAACATGCCCCTGGGACAGACCGAACGCGCCCCCGCCCGCACGCATCGCTAACGCCACGACTGGAGTCCTGTGTGACCGCTCAATCCCCCCAACTCCTCGACGCCCTGATTCGTCACGACCGGGTCAAAGCCCTGATGCTCATCGACGAAAAGGGCACCCCACTGGCGACCCGCGGCCAGGCCCATGCCATGCGCTCCGGCGCCGATGAGGCCACCGTCCTCACCAACCTGAACCAGCCCCGGAGCCGTGAATGCGTCTACATCAAACGCCACGGCCATCACTATTTTCTGATCGTCATCTTCGAGGAGAACGTCGACTTCGAAACCCTGAAAAGGGATATCGACGCCACCATCACCGCGCACCAGGCCTGAACTCAACCCCTGTCCCGGCGTGGCCCCCCGGTACACGCGCTTCAGCGCCTTACTCGCGCTCGCCACGGGAGAGCGTATCGATATCGCTCTCCGTGAAAGGCTCGGCCTCCAGTCCGCCCTCCACCAGCACCTGAGGCAACCCGCCAACCTGCTGGAGGCTCAGGCCGTCGGCCTGCGGCACGATGTAGGCCGCCATCCCCCAGTACGCCGTCAGACACAACACCCAGGCCACACCGGCCCGAAACATATCGGCCCGCGCAATCGCCGCCAGCAGCCCGAAGAGCGTCGCCCCGGTCAACAGCACGCCGACCAGACCGATATCCCGGGTAAAATACGCCAGCACATTCACCGGTACCGCCACCAGCAAGGCCCCGGCAAAGGTGTTGTAATCCGGATTGAGCTGCGTAAAACGAAAGCTCAACAAGATCACAATCAGCTGCACCACCGCCGCGGCCCCGTAAAAGGTCATCGGCGTCCAGGTAAACCCACCCGTGCTCACTTCTGCCAGAATCATCACTGCTACTCCCTGGTCTGCTCGGACTCCGTCCGGGCTTCGGCCGAAACATCTTCCGCGCCGTTCTCATCGGGCACACTGACCTCGACCACATCCTCGGCCAGCCCCTTCTGAAACCCCAGACGAGCGCGCGCAACCGCCCGACTGATCTGAGGCAGCTTCTGCAGGCCGACCACCACAAAGATGATCGCCAGCACCACCAAAAGTTCCGAGGCGTTGAGCATCATTCAAGCGTCTCCAGTGGGACGATTCAAGCCGTGCGCCCTGCCCAGTCAGAGAATGACCAGCACCAGCACGTCGTAGAGCGCATGGGTGTACACTGCCACCGCAAACCCGCGCAAATAGAAGATCAACGCCAACAAGGCCCCGGCGATCACCCGATACATAAACACCCCCAGCTCAAACGCATCGCCCAGCGGCCCCAGATGATGCACCGCGCTAAAGATCACGCTCGAGATCACCACCGCCCACAGCGCCGCCCACCACCCAGGCCACCCCAGCGCGCGTCGCCCCACCCACAGCAGCCCCCCCATAAGCAACAACCGAAAGACCAGCTCCTCGTAGAGTCCGGCGCCAATACTTAACACCAGATTCTGAAACACCGAGGCTTCCGGCCCCAGTGCCAGCCCGATCGAGAGCAGCGCGCTCAGCCCCAACGCATCCATAATCCCCACCACCGCCGCCCCGAAAAACAGAGCATACACTGCACTCTCCGCCACCACCGCCGGCCACACACGCAACTGCAGCCGACGTTTCTTGCGCAGCACCCACACGGCGAGCGCCATCACCACCAGCGCCCCCAGATGAATCGCCAGATACGTCGAAAGCTCCCCGCCTGCGGCCCACCACAGGGTGTCGGTCATAAAATCGACCCCGTTGCGAACCCCGCCGCTCCACAGCACGCCCAGCTGATAGATGACAAAGAGCGGCATCACCAACACCAGGCTATGCCAGGTGTCGCGGCTCTGATGGTGATAGGCGCTCAGGTTCATCGCCACTCCGTGGTCCGTACGAGAATGTAACGCCGGGGGACGCCGGCTTAGGTCGAGCCCGATCGGGTGCGTAGGTTCCAGAGAGGAGGAGCTCGTCACCGAAGGCCGCCCCCCCATCTTAACGCGATGGCGCGTCGGCGTCAGCGCCGCTCTGACTCTACCGCCGGAGCCCCTATTGACGGTTCAACCCTACCCGCCGATCGCCCAGCGAAACACGCCACCCTGGCGGGTCGCTGCACTCTTTGCCCTGATCATCCTCCTGTGCGTACTTCCGGCCCTGGCCATGCTCCTGGGCTGGCAGCTCACCCTGCCGATGCCCACAGTCAATACCCCGATGGGCCAGGCCGGCTCCGAGCTCTCCGGGGCCTTTACCCATAGCACCCTGCTCCTACTCGGTGGCACCCTGGCGTTGAGCTCGGCCACACTCAGCCTGGCACATTTCCTGGTACGACGCTCCGCACTGACCTCGGTGATCAGCATCGCGCTCTTCTGGCTGGGATTGGTCGCGGTGACCCAGGCCTTAAGCGTGGAAGGCGCGCTCTACAAGGTGCGCGACATCGAAAACTACCTCCCCTTCACCTGGACGATCACGCGCCTGCTTAACGCCCTCTTGCTCACCGGAGCCGGCGCACTGCTCTTATGGCCCCGACGCCAGCTCGCGCTGGTCCGCCCGAGCTTCATTCTGGGCGTGTTCGCGCTCTTCGGCGCGCTGGCCCTGACCCTCCTCTGGCTCTCGGCCATCCTCACCCTCCCTCAGACCACCTACCCCGACGCCCTGATCAAACGCCCCTGGGACTTCCCGGCGCTGGTACTGCTGCTGGCCTGCGTGGTCTGGATCTTTCCCCTGGTCCACCGTCGCTACCGCAGCCACTTCTCGCTGGCTCTGTGGCTGAGCCTGGTCCCCCTGGTCGCCGCACAACTCTATCTGCTCACCGGCTCCTCCCGTATCTTCGACCCTTCGTTCAACGTGGCCTACGGCCTGAACGCCCTGACCGCAGCGGTGGTCTTCGGCGGACTGATCTGGGACTACGTACGCTCCACCAGCCAGGAACAACGCCTGCTTCACACCATCCGCGAACGCGAAGCTCGCATCCGAACCATGTTTGAAGGCGCCGCCGAGGCCATCATCGCCTTCAACGCCGACGGCGTCATCGAACTGTGGAACCCCGCCGCCACCCACCTCTTTGGCTGGCGCCCCGCCGATGCGATCGGACGCCACTTCATCCAGCTGCTCATCCCTCGGGCCCATCGCCCCTACTTCTCCGAACAACTCGAACGTGTAACCTCCGACCGACCCGGCCTCGATCGTGAACGTTACGCGCTCATCGGCCCCTTCGACATCGTGCTCCTCTCCCAGGAAGGCGACGAGATCCACACCGAACTCTCCCTGGCAGCCACAGGCCCTCAAGACCATCCCGTCTACACGCTCTTTGCCCGAGATCTCTCCGCTCAAAAACAAATGCAGCTGCGTATGACCCAGATGGACCGCATGATCACCATCGGCACTATGGCCGCCGGGGTGGGCCATGAGATCAACAATCCCCTGACCTACCTGATCGCGAATCTCACCCTGGCCAACGAAGCCGAAGATGACCACGAACTTCAGCAGAGCCTGGAGGCCGCCGAGCAGGGCGCCGAGCGTATCCGTCGCATCGTCGATGACCTGCGCTTACTCTCCGGCTTCCAGGAACAACCCCGACACGCCGTCGAAGTTACCGATGCGCTCGAGCTGGCCCTGCGCATGACCCGTCAGGTCATTCAGCGCACCGCCTCCCTCCACCAAACACTCGCCGACACTTCCCCCGTACTCGCGGACGAAACTCGCCTTACCCAGGTCTTTATCAACCTGCTCACCAACGCCGCCTACGCCCTGGCCGAGAATCCTCGCCATGAAAACCGCATCGATGTCCACCTGCTCGAACTCGACGATAAAGTGGTGATCGAGATCAGCGACAATGGCCCGGGCATCCCCGAAGAACTTCAAGATAAGATCTTCGAACCCTTCTTCACCACCAAACCCTCCGGCGAGGGCAGCGGACTCGGTCTCTCCCTGAGCCGCCAGATCGTCGAATCCTTTGACGGAGAACTCACGGTAGACTCGACCCCAGACAAGGGCACCACCTTTCGCGTATCCCTGCCCCGGGCCCCCGAGACCTAAACCAACGCCCGGGCATCGACGTGCTACCCTCCCCACAAAAATGCGATGCTCCGGAAATGTTCGCCCCGCCACCCTGTTCAACCCATGTCGCTGATTTGACAAATGCATATCAGTTGCGCTAACCCACCTTTGAATGACCGGTCACGTCGACCGGCCTCCCAGCATCTGGAGTCGTGTTTTGAAATCCACCCCGGCCATCAGCACCCTGAACACCGACGCGTCGAGCGCGCCGCATGACCATGCGCCGACACCGGCGCCGATCTGGGATCGCCTGGGGATTATCGGCTCGGTAGCCTGCATCATTCATTGCGCGCTCACGCCTGCGCTGGCCGGCACCCTGGCCGCATTTGGCTTCCTCGGCGACGCCATCATCCACCAGGTCATGGTCGTCCTACTCCTGGCCGTCGCGCTGCTGGCTTTCTGGCCGGGGTTCAGGATTCACCGCGATCTTCGCATCGTCGCCGGAGCGGTTGCCGGCGTCTCACTGCTGATCGCGACCGGTTTTATGCACGATGTGCTACACCATCTTGTCCATGGTCAGGCCGCCGAGATCGGTCTGACCATGCTCGGATCGGTCATTCTCGTGGGCACACACGTAGCAAACCAGCGCCTGGTCCGCGCCGAGGGATGCAGCCAAGCCGACGGCTCCTGCTGCTCCGAGTAAGCCAGCCCCCCTCCCTGCACTCGCTTCGATTTGTGAGCTTGCCACCGACGCGCTAAGGTAAGAGCCGTGCCCGCATCCGGCCCCTTACCCCGCACCGGAGCCCCACCGCTATGTCCTCGGACAACGGCCGTCCGCGCCAGCCCACGTACCCTCAGACCTCCCCGCAACCCGCGGCCAGGCCCCGACTCAACATCGGCGGCGATCTTCCTGCGCACGCCAGCCAGGATCGCCTCTCCACCGTGATGGTGCACGCCGACGATCCCACCCCGCCACCGCGCGGCATAAACGCGTCTGAACATGACCCGGACGACACCTTTCCTCCAGGCGTCTCCATCCCTGCACAACGCTTGACCGGACAACATCACGCGGTCCAACAGCAGCAGCCACAGGGCTTCGCCACAGGGCAGCACAACGCCGCCCATCTCCAGCAGGGACAGGGCTTCGCCACAGGGCAGCACAACGCCGCCCATCTCCAGCAGGGGCAGGGCTTCGCCACAGGGCAACACAACGCCGCTCACCTTCAGCAGGGGCAGGGCTTCGCCACAGGGCAACACAACGCCGCTCACCTTCAGCAGGGATTCACCGGGCAGCACAACGCCGCCCATCTCCAGCAGGGATTCACCGGGCAGCACAACGCCGCCCATCTCCAGCAGGGGCAGGGCTTTGCCACAGGGCAACACAACGCCGCTCAACTTCAACAGGGATTCACCGGGCAGCACAACGCCGCCCATCTCCAGCAGGGATTTACCGGGCCGCTCCAGGCAGTACGAGCTCCCGGGAAAAAGACGTTCACGATCGCCGGACGCAACATTGAACTTCCCGGGCTGGGATTCTCTGATGCCAGCGCCGACTCGCGCCAACGTGTGATCTATTCGATCTCAGCCACCCTCACCGGAGGCCTGCTCGGATTTGTGCTCGGCGCGTTCAATGCGCGCCTCCAGGGCTGGACCATCTCCGAGGGCACGCGCGAGATGCACATCCTCGCGCTCATCTGTGCGCTGACTTTCGGGATCATGGCCTTTATGCGCCCCCAACAGGTCGATCAGGTGCTGGTCAAACTTGGCCTCCTCAGCGCGGCCGACGCCGATCCCGATCGCACCGACGAGATTCGGCTGGGTTAACCCCCGAAAAGCCAGCGATCCTCGCCAGCGCCTCGGCACCATCCCACCAACGCCGGGCTACTCTGGCTCGAACGCCAGCACGACATCACCAAAACACTCTGCGGAGTCGGGCCCCAGAGCCTCCGCAGGCAGACTTCGCCCCATCGCCTCCAGCGCCTGCGCCGTGGTGTAATGTGCCACCACCTCCTGAGCCCTCCCCCGGCTCAGCGTGGCAGCCTCACAACTCCGGGTCAGGGTCAGCGCCACGATCGGGGGCACCTCCACGCCTTCATCAACCAGACGTGCCACCAGCGCATGGGGGCCCCCGGCCACCTCGCAGACCCGCGTGCTGCTCAGATGCCCCATGCCTCCCACTTCCACCAGACGTCCCCGCGTCACACTCATATCCCGTCGGCTACGCACCCGGGCCGGCGTCGCCAGCAGATCGGCCTCCCCGACAATCCACATCACCGACCGATCCTCCACCGCCACCACCGTGGACGAGTTCCAGAACACCGCGCCACGCACCCCCGAGTCATGAAGCATCTCGGCGGCCGCCCGCGCCCCCGCAGAGTGCCCGACCACCACGACCTGATCACTCTCAATCACCTCGCCAAGCGCCTCATCTTCCTCCAACGCCTGGCGCGCCCGCCGCAGGGTCTCCAGAGCCTCGTCTCCGGCCGGCGCCCCCTTCGCCAACACCTGATAGAGTCCCCACTCCCGCTGCTCCGGTGCCGCCACCACCAGCCCGTGGCTGGCCATCTTCACCAGCACATCCGCCGACTGCCCGGCAAATCCTCCCGGACCGTGGCTGAAGAGCACCACCCCGAAGCCTCCATTCTCATGAACCTGTGCGTCGTGGCGAGCCTCAATCATCCAACGCCACTGCCCGTCGAAGAGCGCCTCACCAAGCGCCTCCGGCATCTGCTCGCGCACATCCACGGCCGCCTGCTCCAGCGGGCTGCCCTCGACCGCCGGGTAATACACCTGCATCCGATGCGTCTCGTCGATGCGCAGCGTACGCACCCCCACCTCATAGGGCCCGTCCACATCGTAGAGCTCGCAGAACTCCCCGGCCACCTCCTCGGGACCGGTCTCCCCGGTATCGGCCAGTGGCACCGGATCACTGCTGGCCTCACAGCCCACCAGCGTCCACGCCCACAGCCCCACACAGAGCCCCGCCACCACCCGAATCCATCCCTTGACTACGCCCTGATACCCCGGTTGCTCCCTCACCCTGATCCCCCTTGCGCCCGCTACGCTTGTAAGCCCCGCACGCCCGCATTATTCTGCGCGCGCCCGGGGCCAATGAAAATTGCTCCCCTTTGAGACGTCTTCCAAAAAAGCGACCCACTTATGAGCACCGACCTCTCCTCGAAAAAGATTGCCCAGGAGGTCCAACGCCGGCGCACCTTCGCGATCATCTCGCACCCCGATGCCGGTAAGACCACCATGACCGAGAAGCTCCTGCTCTACGGGGGCGCCATCCACCTGGCCGGCAGCGTCAAAAGCCGACGCGCCGCCAAACACGCGGTCAGTGACTGGATGGAGCTGGAGCAGCAGCGCGGCATCTCCATCACCTCCTCGGTCCTGCAGTTCCCCTACGGTGACTACGCCATCAACCTGCTCGACACCCCCGGCCACGCCGACTTCAGCGAAGATACCTATCGCACGCTGGCTGCGGCCGACAGCGCCGTGATGCTCATGGACGTCGCCAAAGGCGTCGAGCCGCAGACCATCAAGCTCTTCAAAGTCTGCGCGATGCGTAAACTCCCCATCTTCACCTTTGTGAACAAGATGGACCGCTACGGTCGGCCGCCCCTGGAGTTGATGGAGGAAATCGAAGACATCCTGGGCATCCGCTCCTGCCCCATCAACTGGCCCATTGGCGACGGCAAGGAGTTCAAGGGCGTCTACGATCGTCTTAACGACAAGATCATCGTCTTCGACTCCCAAGGTACTCACGGGGAATCGATCGTCGAGGAGGTCACCGTGGATCTCGACGACCCCAGAGCCGAACAGCTTTTGGGGACCGATCGCTACCTCAAGCTCCTCGACGACATTGAGCTCCTGGACATCGCCGGCGACCCCTTCGATCTGGAGCGCGTGCGCGCCGGTGAGCTCACCCCGATGTTCTTTGGCTCGGCGATGACGAACTTCGGCGTGGGGCCTTTCCTGAAAGCTTTCGTCGAGATGGCCCCCTCGCCGGCCGAGGCCCGGGATCGCGCCGAGATCAACCCCACGCGCCCCGAGTTCTCCGGCTTTGTCTTTAAGATCCAGGCCAAC
This window harbors:
- a CDS encoding CPBP family glutamic-type intramembrane protease; translated protein: MNLSAYHHQSRDTWHSLVLVMPLFVIYQLGVLWSGGVRNGVDFMTDTLWWAAGGELSTYLAIHLGALVVMALAVWVLRKKRRLQLRVWPAVVAESAVYALFFGAAVVGIMDALGLSALLSIGLALGPEASVFQNLVLSIGAGLYEELVFRLLLMGGLLWVGRRALGWPGWWAALWAVVISSVIFSAVHHLGPLGDAFELGVFMYRVIAGALLALIFYLRGFAVAVYTHALYDVLVLVIL
- the tsaD gene encoding tRNA (adenosine(37)-N6)-threonylcarbamoyltransferase complex transferase subunit TsaD — encoded protein: MLVMTIESSCDETSVALIEDGKRILANAVASQIPIHRRYGGVVPELASRNHIRDIHQVLNEALDTAGLTLQDVEGIGVTAGPGLVGSLLVGIETARALAFALDKPCVGLNHLEGHLTAVLLEGDRVQNPTFPYLGLIVSGGHTDLYVVRGLGDYELLGRTRDDAAGEAFDKVAKMLGQPYPGGVAIDRLASTGNPKALDFPRPMWTRKNLDFSFSGLKTAVAQHLDAHGIPEGQALSDLCASFQEAIVDVLLMKALTACKAHNLTRLVLSGGVACNSRLRTRAAQDCNAQNVELFVAPPTLCTDNAAMLGPIAEHYLRQEGSTHFVGHAIRAQSNMPLGQTERAPARTHR
- a CDS encoding response regulator; amino-acid sequence: MANDTILIVDADTRSQKVLEVSFKKAGYRVVLTESIARAHQVIETESPSLIISETVLPDGDGLEFCADLKIAPRTEHIPFIFLTEERSITEKMRSFELGADDYLTKPVYIKEITTRADLLIQRRAKEQLSDTMRDEMQGNLRDITMIDLLQLIEQEQRSGSVRIRRGSRLAALFFSQGNILDAICGKLQGEDAIYRIMLWPEGDFVVRYHDNSTRTDHIHKDAAALLLEGLHRIEHVNELQRELPPLDRVYEADYQRLPALLQEMPGEVERLVRLFDGYRRMRDVIDDSPLGDVTTLQIIVKLVDDAILHEVIPAAGQPERPDEASQLDSWLSAPTASPAEEPADQEEFSDNTDRISKPAVGDIVEAFARQSSDEIDTEELPRHDEDHAPRESADERPNTGGGHWKFHWSEDEHPRPTEPLPELEKPAPRDDDAQARGLRELEDQERRRREAEARHLAEQQARARELAEQNEPVPTAEFDIPAEDPAPERLHEPSEPIDATGELYVADILARGPRRERIPTPCASPAQALVGEEHLANASGDDAFAPETPSAEDPLSDDELFGEPLKTDDEPFGLFDDEPESTFPGVGQKAHTTGIERSERETARIRIPDEIKRASLEARKAHEEEASRAPDQDNRNDSAAEAPDDDFAPEVNLAEMSEPADENSVEAPDAGSESDPDDESPEVNLTEMSEPADENSVEAPDAGSESDPDDDFAPEVNLTEMSAPTDEDAVNTPDAGSESDPDDDFAPEVNLAEMSEPEPLESPAARDDQQSADENNDEDAADEERAAPPVTRHSVDQKIVSSEYTLKKRRAPGELRTASVFDDEEPTPAPMIDPSTAHASLEPASENALNESDSTEEPAGSDDYETARSAQVDTDPGLDDYLAEHHDATSSHETLSQDPDTADSAQDAPNATSEDAPSGEEEPQTPDLKEGAEATDDAPTEDDETASETPRDDTLNEDSAQTGATADSEAPDDEESPAVDSSAEAPDDEEHQADKAASLTTSESEPTSDDRPKVQLGGALSEASFFEDGEHLHEYENAFDDELPESSKSWKMWVIFAAVMALVAITIAGMRISSSPDTPEPAEAVASAEEPESEPTPAEEPAPAPEPALVEEPAALAGLDLDQALARARQEGLTTEAAAQQIASDAAAPPLEEQNLPAESDPESAPAQEAPAEETPATSQNDIAQPELRAAESAPAPDRETSVAEDIQRLRSMVQRERIDQALPLARDLSKRAPRNRQVAFLHGQAALYDGNNSEAVEHLSRAEQLGMRSGELYLELATAYQLAGRRAQAKGAYEKFLEIEPSGQRSDEVRSILEAQF
- a CDS encoding two-component system sensor histidine kinase NtrB, giving the protein MTVQPYPPIAQRNTPPWRVAALFALIILLCVLPALAMLLGWQLTLPMPTVNTPMGQAGSELSGAFTHSTLLLLGGTLALSSATLSLAHFLVRRSALTSVISIALFWLGLVAVTQALSVEGALYKVRDIENYLPFTWTITRLLNALLLTGAGALLLWPRRQLALVRPSFILGVFALFGALALTLLWLSAILTLPQTTYPDALIKRPWDFPALVLLLACVVWIFPLVHRRYRSHFSLALWLSLVPLVAAQLYLLTGSSRIFDPSFNVAYGLNALTAAVVFGGLIWDYVRSTSQEQRLLHTIREREARIRTMFEGAAEAIIAFNADGVIELWNPAATHLFGWRPADAIGRHFIQLLIPRAHRPYFSEQLERVTSDRPGLDRERYALIGPFDIVLLSQEGDEIHTELSLAATGPQDHPVYTLFARDLSAQKQMQLRMTQMDRMITIGTMAAGVGHEINNPLTYLIANLTLANEAEDDHELQQSLEAAEQGAERIRRIVDDLRLLSGFQEQPRHAVEVTDALELALRMTRQVIQRTASLHQTLADTSPVLADETRLTQVFINLLTNAAYALAENPRHENRIDVHLLELDDKVVIEISDNGPGIPEELQDKIFEPFFTTKPSGEGSGLGLSLSRQIVESFDGELTVDSTPDKGTTFRVSLPRAPET
- a CDS encoding twin-arginine translocase TatA/TatE family subunit encodes the protein MMLNASELLVVLAIIFVVVGLQKLPQISRAVARARLGFQKGLAEDVVEVSVPDENGAEDVSAEARTESEQTRE